The following proteins come from a genomic window of Gimesia chilikensis:
- a CDS encoding zinc-binding dehydrogenase: protein MSQVESMQTAVVNYAPEADSVELQEIPVPEIGPDEVLLEVAAVGVCGSDLHQWTADHSWPVNYPVVLGHEFAGTISRTGELVRNWSIGDRVVSETAAIIDPDNPLSREGRYNLDPTRKGFGYGVNGAMTSFVRVPARCLHHVPDSLPLEKAALTEPCCVAFNAVVMNGDIQPGDRVVVFGPGPIGLLCAAMARLQGAEVAVVGLERDQGRLEIAAREYGCEPIIAGLDEWSVAVDGLGVNGVVDAAGVSVTLKKSLEIVRPGGWISKVGWGPQPLGFSLDPLVQKNIRLQGSFSHNWPIWERVIRLLTTGQLNIDPIIGGTWSLSDWHTAFETMHSGEIVKAVLTP, encoded by the coding sequence ATGAGCCAGGTGGAATCAATGCAGACGGCAGTCGTGAATTATGCTCCCGAGGCAGACTCGGTCGAATTACAGGAGATTCCGGTTCCCGAGATTGGACCGGATGAGGTGCTTTTAGAAGTGGCTGCCGTGGGGGTCTGTGGCAGTGACCTGCATCAATGGACGGCAGACCATAGTTGGCCGGTCAACTATCCCGTTGTGCTGGGGCATGAATTTGCTGGTACTATTTCCAGAACGGGTGAACTGGTTCGTAACTGGTCAATCGGAGATCGCGTCGTCAGCGAAACGGCAGCCATCATCGATCCCGACAACCCGCTCTCCCGCGAGGGACGCTACAATCTGGACCCGACTCGAAAAGGCTTCGGCTACGGTGTGAATGGCGCCATGACCAGTTTCGTCCGGGTGCCGGCGCGCTGTCTGCATCATGTGCCTGACAGTCTGCCTCTGGAAAAAGCGGCTCTCACGGAACCCTGCTGCGTGGCCTTTAACGCAGTCGTCATGAATGGCGATATTCAACCGGGGGATCGGGTCGTTGTATTTGGGCCGGGGCCCATTGGTTTGCTGTGTGCTGCGATGGCTCGCCTGCAGGGAGCGGAAGTTGCTGTGGTCGGTCTGGAGCGGGATCAGGGCCGTCTGGAAATCGCTGCTCGCGAGTATGGCTGTGAACCGATCATTGCCGGTCTGGATGAGTGGAGCGTGGCGGTAGATGGTCTTGGCGTGAATGGTGTAGTCGATGCTGCCGGCGTGTCAGTGACATTGAAGAAGTCACTGGAGATCGTTCGTCCTGGGGGCTGGATCAGTAAGGTGGGCTGGGGGCCTCAACCTCTGGGCTTCTCGCTGGATCCCCTCGTACAGAAGAATATTCGCCTGCAAGGTAGTTTCAGTCATAACTGGCCGATCTGGGAGCGGGTGATTCGTTTATTGACGACCGGGCAATTGAACATCGATCCGATTATCGGTGGTACCTGGTCTCTGAGTGACTGGCATACTGCTTTCGAGACAATGCACTCTGGTGAGATCGTCAAAGCGGTTCTCACGCCCTGA
- a CDS encoding orotidine 5'-phosphate decarboxylase / HUMPS family protein — protein MKPIVQISLDLTNIEEALETAAMAMRAGVDWLEAGTPLILAEGLNCVRELRKAFPETPIVADLKTMDGGYLEAEMMAKAGATHVVVMSRAHEETIHCVVKAGKDHGVEVMGDNLADDMVSAAKKLEDLGCDYVIHHVGYDERRGIAARGERMPSPLDQLKEVVEAVSIPVQAVGGLSLEQAIRTPEYGAPLVVLGAPLTIDADSFKTASGDLEDSLRLICEKVHAYGDVAIGGQK, from the coding sequence ATGAAGCCGATCGTACAGATTTCACTGGATCTCACCAATATTGAAGAGGCGCTCGAAACGGCAGCGATGGCGATGCGGGCAGGAGTGGACTGGCTGGAAGCCGGCACTCCTCTGATTCTGGCAGAGGGTTTGAACTGTGTCAGAGAGTTGCGGAAAGCGTTTCCGGAAACTCCGATCGTGGCGGATCTCAAGACCATGGACGGTGGTTACCTGGAAGCGGAAATGATGGCCAAGGCAGGTGCGACGCACGTTGTTGTGATGTCACGGGCACATGAAGAAACGATTCACTGCGTGGTCAAAGCGGGGAAAGATCACGGCGTCGAAGTCATGGGAGATAATCTTGCAGATGACATGGTTTCCGCCGCAAAAAAACTGGAGGACCTGGGATGCGACTATGTGATTCATCACGTTGGCTATGATGAACGTCGGGGAATCGCTGCCCGTGGCGAGCGGATGCCCAGTCCCCTGGATCAATTAAAAGAAGTCGTCGAAGCTGTCAGCATTCCCGTGCAGGCTGTGGGTGGGCTTTCGCTCGAACAGGCCATTCGCACTCCCGAATATGGGGCGCCGCTGGTCGTACTGGGAGCACCGCTGACCATTGATGCCGATTCCTTTAAGACCGCCAGTGGAGATCTGGAAGATTCGCTACGGTTGATTTGTGAAAAAGTACACGCTTACGGTGATGTTGCGATTGGAGGTCAGAAATGA
- a CDS encoding HlyD family secretion protein: protein MPAETIDDYQVQHHLNEHHSSLGFRALVILMIALVGGVSCAQWVRGLRVDSYVGSLQAPKTIVTARTDAVIQKMHVTEGQTVDSEDVVVTLFDRSLEKTWQVKQQQLAALEAELEQSKAKTEVELALRNKEIESEVFQAKLKSSQYLKEQYIHQITNLAWQDFLQDYDSISSSGSNEEVFRSLVYESRLPDENRITAMLRQESARNSAEVFAARVKLCEEQMAELKALQRKLPQQIRLAMGVEVIKNRLEQVKNELKQLETQREDLQLRAGRYGTVGMLEKEVGDTIQKGAPIVELFDKDHPYLLVEVPSRKISLFEEGTQVKILFSGDLKGKGVVRKISEQAVRKTGSSESLILVHVEPAGPLWPELPMGTTVDISLEK, encoded by the coding sequence ATGCCTGCTGAAACTATCGATGACTATCAGGTGCAGCACCATCTGAACGAACATCACTCCTCGCTCGGTTTCCGGGCGCTGGTCATATTAATGATTGCACTGGTCGGGGGCGTCAGTTGCGCTCAATGGGTCAGAGGACTCCGAGTTGACAGTTACGTCGGCTCGCTTCAGGCACCGAAAACGATCGTCACTGCGCGAACCGATGCGGTGATCCAGAAAATGCATGTCACAGAAGGACAGACGGTAGACAGTGAAGATGTTGTCGTAACTCTCTTTGATCGCTCGCTTGAAAAAACCTGGCAGGTCAAACAACAGCAGTTAGCGGCTCTGGAAGCAGAGCTGGAACAGTCCAAGGCAAAAACTGAAGTTGAACTGGCGTTACGCAATAAAGAAATCGAGTCCGAAGTCTTCCAGGCCAAACTCAAATCATCTCAGTACCTCAAAGAGCAGTACATTCATCAGATTACCAATCTGGCCTGGCAGGACTTCCTGCAGGATTACGATTCGATCTCCAGTAGTGGCTCGAACGAAGAAGTATTTCGCTCACTGGTTTATGAAAGCCGTCTTCCTGATGAGAATCGGATCACCGCCATGCTGCGACAGGAATCTGCTCGTAACTCGGCCGAAGTGTTTGCAGCGCGCGTCAAACTCTGTGAAGAACAGATGGCCGAATTGAAAGCCCTGCAAAGAAAACTTCCTCAGCAGATTCGCCTGGCGATGGGAGTCGAAGTAATCAAGAATCGACTCGAACAGGTGAAAAACGAGTTGAAACAACTCGAAACTCAACGCGAAGACCTGCAGCTCAGAGCTGGTCGCTACGGCACCGTCGGCATGCTTGAAAAAGAAGTCGGCGATACCATCCAGAAGGGGGCTCCTATCGTAGAACTGTTCGATAAGGACCATCCCTATCTGCTGGTTGAAGTCCCCTCTCGCAAGATCAGCCTGTTTGAAGAAGGGACTCAGGTCAAAATTCTCTTCTCGGGAGATCTCAAGGGGAAGGGCGTTGTTCGGAAAATCTCAGAGCAGGCCGTCCGCAAAACGGGATCCAGCGAAAGTCTGATTCTGGTACATGTCGAGCCGGCAGGTCCACTCTGGCCAGAACTGCCTATGGGAACAACCGTCGACATCTCTCTGGAGAAATAA
- a CDS encoding M24 family metallopeptidase has translation MFDLSRVQAALDQFQLDGWLFYDFRGSNVLALRILDIPEAAIGSRRFFYFVPRVGTPLKLVHRIESGALDHLPGDKVVYLKWQELEAGLASILKGASQVAMEYSPRNANPYISRVDAGTVELVRESVDSIVPSGDLVQLFEAVWDQEQWELHQRAGVSTDKAFEVAWSFIARQIREQGSVEEQAVCDVIMAHFEETGLTTYHPPIVAREAHSGNPHYETGTGTETAIREGDFVLIDLWAKCDVPRGVYSDMTRVGFAGTEVPEAYSKIFQIVAEARDAGITRVEEAFASGKPLQGWEVDQACRDVIEAAGYGEYFVHRTGHSIGQETHGNGANMDNLETHEERLILPQTCFSIEPGIYLPEFGVRSEINVFVDEACKVHVTAGDRQTEILPILKEY, from the coding sequence ATGTTCGATCTTTCCCGGGTACAAGCTGCGCTGGACCAGTTTCAGCTGGACGGCTGGCTATTTTACGATTTTCGTGGCAGTAACGTGCTGGCCCTGCGGATCCTGGATATTCCTGAAGCAGCCATCGGCTCTCGTCGCTTTTTTTACTTTGTTCCCCGAGTGGGGACACCCCTGAAACTGGTCCACCGGATTGAATCGGGAGCACTCGATCATCTGCCGGGAGACAAGGTTGTTTACCTCAAGTGGCAGGAGCTGGAAGCGGGCCTTGCGTCGATTCTGAAAGGAGCCAGTCAGGTTGCGATGGAGTATTCACCGCGCAATGCCAATCCTTACATTTCCCGCGTGGATGCTGGAACGGTGGAACTCGTGCGCGAATCGGTCGACTCCATTGTGCCCTCTGGAGATCTGGTGCAACTGTTTGAAGCGGTCTGGGATCAGGAGCAATGGGAACTGCATCAGCGTGCAGGCGTTAGTACCGACAAAGCGTTTGAGGTTGCCTGGTCATTCATCGCCCGTCAGATTCGCGAGCAGGGGAGTGTCGAAGAGCAGGCCGTCTGTGATGTGATCATGGCACACTTTGAAGAGACGGGCCTGACGACTTATCACCCTCCGATTGTGGCGCGTGAAGCACACAGTGGAAATCCACATTATGAAACGGGTACCGGCACAGAAACGGCGATCCGCGAAGGGGATTTTGTACTGATTGACCTGTGGGCCAAGTGTGATGTCCCCCGCGGTGTTTACAGTGACATGACCCGGGTTGGCTTTGCAGGAACTGAAGTCCCGGAAGCGTACTCGAAGATCTTTCAGATCGTGGCGGAAGCACGTGATGCCGGCATTACCAGAGTGGAAGAAGCTTTTGCTTCCGGTAAGCCACTTCAAGGTTGGGAAGTGGATCAGGCCTGTCGCGATGTCATCGAAGCAGCGGGGTATGGCGAGTACTTCGTGCACCGCACTGGGCACAGCATTGGACAGGAGACCCACGGGAATGGTGCCAACATGGACAACCTGGAAACCCATGAGGAACGGCTCATCCTGCCTCAGACCTGCTTTTCGATCGAGCCGGGAATCTACCTACCCGAGTTCGGGGTACGCAGTGAGATCAATGTCTTTGTAGATGAAGCCTGCAAAGTCCATGTTACAGCCGGGGATCGCCAGACAGAGATTCTTCCGATACTGAAGGAATACTGA
- the thrC gene encoding threonine synthase — MTISTVSTELAFQKCISPDCEATYSLDEVLTGCPKCGELLDVTYQWDQVPLPQSLRDFEKRWSHRNRPLDFSGVWRFRELLPFASDEQIVTIGEGQTMLKTSQPVARYVGVNDDGLFLQYEGLNPSGSFKDNGMTAASTHATMVGAKVAACASTGNTSASLAVYASVAQKFKVVVFVGSGKIAFGKLSQALDYGAKTIQIQGDFDDALARVREVCQTEGIYLCNSVNPFRLEGQKSIMYRVLEGLDWQVPDWIVVPGGNLGNSSAFGKAFMELKALGLIDRIPRLAIINAQGANTLYQLYEKEGLRWNGGRYDRDRSSDFFTKMDQEDRRASTLASAIEINRPVNFSKSLRALDVCDGIVREVSDQEILDAKAQVGAGGLGCEPASAASVAGARLLKEEGVIAAGDRVVCILTGHQLKDPNATVAYHSATDEHLDEKLMNHGVNKTPFSNGPIVVENDLDKIINVIRSF; from the coding sequence ATTACGATTTCCACTGTATCGACTGAACTTGCATTCCAGAAGTGTATTTCACCTGATTGTGAGGCCACCTATTCTCTGGATGAAGTATTAACCGGTTGCCCCAAATGTGGCGAGCTGCTTGATGTCACTTATCAGTGGGACCAGGTGCCGCTGCCTCAGTCATTACGTGATTTCGAAAAACGCTGGAGTCATCGCAATCGGCCACTCGATTTCAGTGGTGTCTGGCGATTCCGCGAACTGCTCCCCTTTGCCAGCGACGAACAGATCGTCACAATCGGCGAAGGCCAGACGATGCTCAAGACCTCGCAGCCTGTCGCTCGCTATGTTGGTGTCAACGATGATGGCCTGTTCCTGCAATACGAAGGACTGAACCCTTCCGGAAGCTTTAAAGATAACGGGATGACAGCCGCGTCTACCCATGCGACTATGGTAGGCGCAAAAGTCGCCGCCTGTGCTTCTACCGGAAACACCAGCGCCTCACTGGCCGTCTATGCCAGTGTCGCACAGAAGTTCAAAGTCGTCGTTTTCGTCGGAAGTGGAAAAATCGCCTTTGGCAAACTGTCACAGGCACTGGATTATGGTGCGAAGACCATTCAGATCCAGGGAGACTTCGACGATGCTCTCGCACGCGTGCGTGAAGTCTGTCAGACCGAAGGCATCTACCTCTGCAACAGCGTCAATCCCTTCCGTCTCGAAGGTCAGAAATCGATCATGTATCGTGTCTTGGAAGGACTCGACTGGCAGGTGCCGGACTGGATCGTTGTTCCCGGCGGAAACCTGGGGAACTCCAGCGCATTCGGCAAAGCGTTCATGGAACTCAAGGCACTCGGCCTGATCGATCGGATTCCGCGTCTGGCGATCATCAATGCCCAGGGCGCCAACACTCTGTATCAGCTCTATGAAAAAGAGGGGCTCCGCTGGAACGGTGGCCGTTACGACCGCGATCGCTCTTCCGATTTCTTCACGAAGATGGATCAGGAAGATCGCCGGGCTTCCACTCTGGCCAGTGCGATCGAAATCAATCGTCCCGTCAATTTCTCTAAATCACTCCGTGCCCTCGATGTCTGTGACGGTATCGTGCGTGAAGTCAGTGATCAGGAGATACTGGATGCCAAAGCTCAAGTCGGCGCTGGTGGTCTCGGCTGCGAACCTGCCAGTGCAGCAAGCGTCGCTGGAGCCCGACTCCTTAAAGAAGAAGGCGTCATTGCCGCCGGCGATCGCGTCGTCTGCATTCTGACCGGGCATCAGCTGAAAGATCCCAACGCGACCGTAGCATACCATTCTGCGACTGATGAACATCTGGATGAAAAACTGATGAATCATGGCGTAAACAAAACGCCTTTTTCGAACGGACCTATTGTCGTCGAGAATGATTTAGATAAAATAATAAATGTGATTCGATCTTTCTAA
- the ribD gene encoding bifunctional diaminohydroxyphosphoribosylaminopyrimidine deaminase/5-amino-6-(5-phosphoribosylamino)uracil reductase RibD, translated as MDPISQFSSPEAVMQRALELAHLGQGFVEPNPAVGSVIVDDRLQLLGEGYHQKCGGPHAEIHAIRMAEDKARGATVYVTLEPCCHQGKTGPCSQALIQAGVKKVVIAMRDPAPHVDGGGITDLKAAGIEVEVGLLEEEAQRLVRPFVKRVTQGLPWVHAKWAMTLDGKIASRTGHSQWISNSRSRAIVHELRGRMDAIMVGHQTALSDDPLLTARPAGKRTLTRIVVDSQATLSCESRLVRTISEAPVLVVAHPSAPAENIQRLEQAGVEVCLIAGDADSTRPDLTSFMRELGRREMTNVLIEGGGGVLGSGFDAGMIDEVHVFLAPKLVGGAAAITPMAGIGLDQIPSFENITELEVQQLESDLYLHGRVVYQASECDGSVEPKSV; from the coding sequence GTGGATCCGATCAGTCAGTTTTCCAGTCCTGAAGCTGTCATGCAGCGTGCCCTGGAGCTGGCCCACCTGGGGCAAGGTTTTGTAGAACCCAACCCCGCTGTGGGCTCGGTGATCGTAGATGATCGGCTACAGCTGCTGGGGGAAGGCTATCATCAAAAGTGTGGTGGTCCCCATGCCGAAATCCACGCGATTCGAATGGCAGAGGACAAGGCCAGGGGAGCGACTGTTTATGTGACCCTGGAACCCTGTTGCCATCAGGGAAAGACTGGCCCCTGTTCCCAGGCATTGATTCAGGCGGGTGTCAAAAAAGTTGTGATTGCGATGCGCGATCCTGCCCCGCATGTGGACGGTGGTGGAATCACTGATCTCAAAGCAGCCGGGATTGAAGTCGAAGTCGGACTTTTAGAAGAAGAAGCACAGCGACTGGTAAGGCCTTTTGTGAAGCGAGTAACACAGGGGTTGCCCTGGGTACATGCCAAATGGGCCATGACGCTCGACGGAAAAATTGCCAGCCGCACAGGGCATTCACAATGGATCTCCAACAGCAGGTCACGTGCAATCGTGCATGAGCTGCGGGGACGTATGGATGCAATTATGGTCGGTCATCAAACGGCACTGTCGGACGATCCCCTGCTGACTGCGCGACCTGCAGGAAAGCGAACACTCACGCGAATTGTTGTTGATTCTCAGGCGACGCTCTCCTGTGAGTCCAGGCTGGTTCGTACCATCTCTGAGGCTCCCGTGCTGGTGGTGGCTCATCCATCTGCGCCGGCGGAAAATATACAACGGCTGGAGCAGGCCGGTGTCGAAGTGTGTCTGATAGCAGGTGACGCTGATTCAACCCGCCCTGACCTCACATCATTCATGAGGGAGCTGGGGCGTAGAGAGATGACAAACGTACTGATCGAAGGGGGCGGAGGGGTGCTCGGCTCTGGTTTCGATGCAGGGATGATTGACGAGGTGCACGTCTTTCTCGCTCCGAAACTTGTTGGTGGAGCGGCGGCGATCACACCCATGGCAGGAATCGGCCTTGATCAGATTCCCTCTTTTGAAAACATCACAGAACTGGAAGTGCAGCAGTTGGAGTCCGATCTCTACTTGCACGGACGGGTGGTGTATCAGGCTTCAGAGTGTGATGGTTCTGTGGAACCAAAATCAGTTTAG
- a CDS encoding SEC-C domain-containing protein, giving the protein MSIDPYDPCPCNSGKKYKFCCHSIGDEVSKISHLHETHQTATALQLLDRLKKKYPEQPLSYITEAQILMAERRFEDALVPLNECLEREPDHPAAHSLLATSSFLAHGYKQSQKTIYTAFQKCAAVDVSLATPLAISIAIALQMRGYYLAAREHFALAMRVASQEYQQNLFMNLLEFDGDDQIPYQFRGVHVLERCPLEESEQQTTFEKAQRLANLGCYRSAAGLFKQLAEATGLVILWKNAAFCYAWATDEVKAAELFRQAAKLESEFAEAVELETLAQLLDLNNTAEVVNSIEKIYEVESLAKFLGLLDQHPQVLRGNVPPPQDQEETTPVAYYQILNTELDAESRGEAITLENVPTVIGDIDVFDADRQLGHKANIRLYAYEGDQLTQAEEIFADALGKDGKTECGLQEQEPESEDTGTPLSPVPTEQWPLFFRWSFPQKMPILKRRELEAEQWKVLLSKTWPETPLAGLDGKTPVEAAKDESLKVSLTAAVYVLDAQTLSLGHFLDFTELSPALEVSELPALEIDESSQFNTCSSMTQNRIPVKELSDRQLMYIFNRALLIRHPRFLYDVLIEVLSRDECKKEVDLDRVYTTLTEICHKKNQREEMLSWIHRGQENAQASQAFENELQWKMRELSFRLEDTSDPGLSDFMKEIWDKYGKKMPQIREYLKAFAQAFDLDLPWMKESSLLDTGDLAGNVSSEGIWAPGEETPEADSGSGSKLWLPGQS; this is encoded by the coding sequence ATGAGTATTGATCCCTATGATCCCTGTCCCTGCAACAGCGGGAAAAAATATAAGTTTTGCTGTCACTCGATTGGAGACGAGGTCAGCAAAATATCGCATCTGCATGAGACTCATCAGACGGCGACAGCATTGCAACTTCTGGATCGACTGAAAAAGAAATATCCCGAACAACCTTTGAGCTACATTACTGAAGCTCAGATCCTGATGGCTGAGCGGCGTTTTGAAGACGCACTGGTTCCACTGAATGAATGCCTGGAGCGAGAACCGGATCATCCCGCCGCCCATTCTCTGCTGGCGACTTCTTCGTTTCTGGCACATGGATATAAGCAGTCTCAGAAAACCATTTATACGGCGTTTCAGAAGTGTGCTGCCGTTGATGTCAGTCTGGCGACTCCCCTGGCGATCAGTATTGCGATTGCCCTGCAGATGCGCGGCTATTACCTGGCGGCCCGGGAGCATTTTGCCCTGGCGATGAGGGTGGCCTCACAGGAATATCAGCAGAACCTGTTTATGAATCTGCTGGAGTTTGACGGGGATGATCAAATCCCGTATCAGTTCCGGGGAGTGCATGTCCTGGAACGCTGTCCCCTCGAAGAGAGCGAACAGCAGACCACTTTTGAGAAAGCACAGCGCCTGGCGAATCTCGGATGTTATCGTTCCGCTGCAGGTCTGTTTAAACAGCTGGCAGAAGCGACCGGGCTGGTCATCCTCTGGAAAAACGCAGCCTTCTGTTATGCCTGGGCGACAGATGAAGTCAAGGCCGCCGAGCTGTTTCGTCAGGCTGCGAAACTGGAATCGGAATTTGCTGAAGCTGTTGAGCTGGAAACACTGGCGCAGCTGCTGGATCTGAATAACACGGCTGAAGTTGTTAATTCGATCGAAAAGATTTACGAAGTCGAATCACTTGCGAAATTCCTGGGCCTGCTGGATCAGCACCCGCAAGTTTTAAGAGGGAATGTTCCACCCCCACAGGATCAGGAGGAGACGACTCCTGTCGCGTATTATCAAATTCTCAACACCGAACTTGATGCCGAATCCCGCGGCGAAGCGATCACTCTCGAAAATGTCCCCACGGTAATAGGTGATATTGATGTCTTTGATGCAGATCGCCAGCTGGGACATAAGGCGAACATTCGATTGTATGCCTACGAGGGTGATCAACTGACACAAGCGGAAGAAATTTTCGCAGACGCTCTCGGGAAAGACGGCAAAACTGAGTGTGGTCTGCAGGAGCAGGAGCCGGAAAGTGAAGATACGGGAACTCCGCTATCACCTGTGCCTACTGAGCAGTGGCCTCTCTTTTTCCGCTGGAGCTTCCCTCAGAAAATGCCCATTCTCAAACGACGGGAACTGGAAGCGGAGCAGTGGAAAGTGCTGCTTTCCAAGACGTGGCCGGAAACTCCCCTGGCAGGACTGGACGGGAAAACGCCTGTTGAAGCGGCGAAGGACGAGAGTCTCAAAGTTTCATTGACCGCGGCCGTGTATGTTCTGGACGCACAGACGCTTTCGCTGGGCCATTTCCTGGACTTCACAGAGCTGTCTCCCGCGCTGGAAGTTTCCGAGCTGCCTGCGCTGGAGATTGACGAGTCGTCCCAATTCAATACCTGTTCCTCAATGACACAGAACCGGATTCCGGTTAAGGAATTGAGCGATCGGCAATTGATGTATATCTTCAATCGGGCTTTATTGATTCGGCATCCCCGTTTTCTGTATGACGTGTTGATCGAAGTTCTCAGCCGGGATGAATGCAAAAAAGAAGTCGACCTGGATCGCGTCTACACCACGCTGACAGAGATCTGTCATAAGAAGAATCAGCGTGAAGAGATGTTGTCCTGGATTCACAGAGGTCAGGAAAACGCGCAGGCGAGTCAGGCGTTTGAGAATGAACTCCAGTGGAAGATGCGTGAGTTGTCTTTCCGGCTGGAAGACACTTCGGATCCAGGGCTCTCTGATTTTATGAAAGAGATCTGGGACAAGTACGGGAAAAAGATGCCTCAGATCAGAGAATACCTGAAGGCATTCGCACAGGCCTTTGATCTGGATCTTCCCTGGATGAAAGAATCATCCCTGTTAGATACCGGAGACCTGGCAGGCAATGTTTCCAGCGAAGGGATCTGGGCACCTGGTGAAGAGACTCCCGAGGCGGATTCCGGTTCGGGGTCGAAGCTCTGGCTGCCGGGCCAATCGTAA
- a CDS encoding trans-sulfuration enzyme family protein produces MRFETKCVHTGVDKDSTFNSCTTPIYTSSTFYWDSLESHKGFDYTRSGNPTRSAMEENIAALEGGVSCRATATGMAAITLALHLFKPGDHIIAGDDIYGGTYRLFADVFTKWGIKFSFVKMGDIENVRAAITPETKAIWIETPSNPLLNLVDIQAVTKVAAETGSGIITIADNTFCSPYLQRPIEYGVDIVLHSTTKYLNGHSDVVGGCVISRTDELAERVAYISNALGLGCSPFDAWLVLRGVKTLGARMEAHQRGAMALAQMLEAHPKVERVYYPGLESHPHHELAKRQQSGFGGMLSFDVKDGRPVAEKVMLNSKLFLLAESLGGVESLIEYPESMSHASMTEAARREAGITEKTVRVSVGIENPDDLVADLKQALDS; encoded by the coding sequence ATGCGTTTTGAAACAAAGTGTGTTCATACCGGAGTCGACAAGGACAGCACCTTTAACAGCTGTACAACTCCGATCTATACTTCCTCGACTTTCTACTGGGACAGCCTGGAGAGTCACAAAGGATTCGATTACACACGTAGCGGAAACCCGACGCGAAGTGCGATGGAAGAGAACATCGCCGCACTGGAGGGGGGCGTCAGCTGTCGCGCTACTGCCACCGGTATGGCTGCCATCACGCTGGCCCTGCATCTGTTTAAACCCGGCGATCACATCATCGCCGGCGATGACATTTATGGTGGAACCTACCGCCTGTTCGCAGACGTCTTCACCAAATGGGGAATTAAATTCTCCTTCGTCAAGATGGGTGACATTGAAAACGTCCGTGCAGCCATCACTCCGGAAACCAAGGCGATCTGGATCGAGACCCCCAGCAATCCGCTGTTGAATCTGGTCGACATCCAGGCTGTGACGAAAGTAGCAGCCGAGACAGGTTCGGGAATCATTACGATCGCAGATAATACTTTCTGCTCTCCTTATCTGCAGCGGCCCATTGAATACGGTGTCGACATTGTTCTGCACTCGACGACGAAGTATTTGAACGGCCATTCCGATGTGGTGGGAGGCTGTGTGATTTCGCGGACTGACGAGCTGGCTGAGCGGGTCGCTTATATTTCCAATGCACTGGGACTGGGATGTTCTCCCTTTGATGCCTGGCTGGTGTTACGCGGGGTCAAGACCCTGGGAGCACGTATGGAGGCGCATCAGCGGGGAGCGATGGCTCTGGCACAGATGCTGGAGGCACATCCCAAAGTGGAACGCGTCTATTATCCGGGACTGGAATCGCACCCCCATCATGAGCTGGCGAAACGTCAGCAGAGCGGCTTTGGCGGGATGCTGAGTTTCGATGTTAAAGACGGGCGTCCGGTTGCCGAAAAAGTGATGCTGAACTCCAAGCTGTTTCTGCTGGCCGAATCACTGGGTGGCGTCGAGTCTCTCATTGAATACCCGGAGAGCATGAGCCACGCATCCATGACTGAAGCGGCACGCCGTGAGGCGGGGATCACTGAAAAGACCGTTCGTGTATCTGTAGGGATTGAAAACCCGGATGATCTGGTGGCAGATTTGAAGCAGGCTTTGGACAGCTGA